Proteins encoded by one window of Engraulis encrasicolus isolate BLACKSEA-1 chromosome 23, IST_EnEncr_1.0, whole genome shotgun sequence:
- the LOC134440241 gene encoding integral membrane protein 2A-like — MVKIAFNSALAQKALGKDALVNEKDPETASVYRHESSTGRCLLTLLGLAFILTGLIVGGACVYRYFTPKKLYHGAMHFTEMDNEDVREPYYLPRIDEEVEIRDNVAIINVPTPHFGDGDPAYILHDFQRKLTAYLDLTLRTCFIIPLNTSVVMPPQDLLDLFMQLMSGSYKTYLVHEDLVVTERIDDLSEMGFYIYRLCDGKDTYRMQRRSEISGIQKRSAEECFTIHHFENKFVTATKICKA; from the exons ATGGTGAAGATTGCATTTAACTCAGCCCTCGCGCAGAAGGCGCTCGGAAAGGATGCCCTTGTCAACGAAAAA GATCCAGAGACTGCTTCTGTGTACCGTCATGAGAGCTCCACTGGACGCTGCCTGCTCACTCTGCTTGGTCTTGCCTTCATCTTGACTGGTCTCATCGTTGGCGGAGCCTGCGTGTACCGCTACTTTACTCCAAAG AAGCTGTACCATGGGGCCATGCACTTCACCGAGATGGACAACGAGGACGTCCGCGAGCCCTACTACCTGCCCCGCATCGACGAGGAGGTGGAGATCCGGGACAACGTGGCCATCATCAACGTCCCCACCCCCCACTTTGGCGACGGAGACCCCGCTTACATCCTGCACGACTTCCAGAGG aAGCTGACTGCGTACCTGGATCTGACCCTGCGCACCTGCTTCATCATCCCTCTGAACACCTCCGTGGTCATGCCACCCCAGGACCTCCTGGACCTCTTCATGCAGCTGATG TCCGGCTCCTACAAGACGTACCTGGTTCACGAGGACCTGGTGGTGACTGAGCGCATCGATGACCTGTCCGAGATGGGCTTCTACATCTACCGCCTGTGTGACGGCAAGGACACCTACCGCATGCAGCGCCGCTCCGAGATCTCCG GTATCCAGAAGCGCTCGGCAGAGGAGTGCTTCACCATCCACCACTTTGAGAACAAGTTTGTGACCGCCACCAAGATCTGCAAGGCCTGA